A single Acidaminococcus sp. DNA region contains:
- a CDS encoding MetQ/NlpA family ABC transporter substrate-binding protein, producing MNLKRWTAGVLVALAAVGLFAGCGGEKKAEKAPADKKSITVGITPGYSEEIMEVVKKEAEKKGLKVELKVFSDYVTPDQALASGDIDLNSFQHGPFLEAFNKKNGTKLVSIGQTYLAPLRVYSNKIKDIKEIKDGDKIAIPNDPSNGGRAILMLSKLGLFKIKDGVSATALTVNDVTDNPKHIQLLELEAAQLPRSLDDTACSVINAGYANSAGLDPNKSIAKEDNTSPYVNIIAAREVDKDNPTYKKFVEIFRSAPVKEYIEKNCNGALVPAW from the coding sequence ATGAATTTGAAAAGATGGACAGCCGGTGTGCTCGTCGCACTGGCAGCGGTCGGTTTATTTGCTGGCTGCGGTGGGGAAAAGAAGGCGGAAAAGGCGCCGGCGGACAAAAAATCCATTACCGTAGGGATTACGCCGGGATATTCCGAAGAAATCATGGAAGTTGTCAAGAAGGAAGCTGAAAAGAAGGGCCTTAAGGTCGAACTGAAAGTGTTCTCCGACTATGTAACGCCGGACCAGGCGCTGGCAAGCGGTGATATCGATCTGAACTCCTTCCAGCATGGTCCTTTCCTGGAAGCCTTCAACAAGAAAAATGGAACCAAGCTGGTCTCTATCGGGCAGACATACCTGGCTCCGCTTCGTGTTTACTCCAACAAGATTAAAGACATCAAGGAAATCAAAGATGGCGATAAGATTGCCATTCCGAATGATCCTTCTAACGGCGGCCGTGCTATCCTGATGCTCAGCAAGCTGGGACTCTTCAAGATTAAAGATGGCGTCAGCGCAACGGCACTGACGGTCAATGACGTTACGGATAATCCGAAGCACATTCAGCTGCTTGAACTGGAAGCAGCCCAGCTGCCTCGTTCTCTCGATGATACGGCATGTTCCGTCATCAATGCCGGATATGCGAACTCCGCAGGACTTGATCCGAACAAGTCCATTGCCAAAGAAGACAACACGAGCCCGTATGTCAACATTATCGCAGCTCGCGAAGTAGACAAGGATAATCCGACTTACAAGAAATTTGTAGAAATCTTCCGCAGTGCTCCTGTGAAGGAATATATCGAAAAGAACTGCAATGGCGCTTTGGTTCCTGCGTGGTGA
- a CDS encoding DUF6198 family protein — MSKLLQRNLIFLSGLFINSFGIAFITKSNLGTSPISSVPYVYSLYFTNLTFGMMTFILNMIFILIQKVLLKDDFKPVQYLQIVVNFIFSSFIDLSMYLLTPMQPVSLWARLLSLLVGCVVLAAGICTEVAPDVLLVPGEGIVRAIAIVTKKEFGKVKVLFDITLMVLAVISSFIFFHRLNGLGFGTLCSAVLVGRFVSFLTPRLLSVRYAKKLLEK; from the coding sequence ATGAGTAAATTATTACAGCGGAACCTGATTTTCTTATCCGGCCTCTTCATTAATTCATTTGGTATCGCTTTTATTACCAAAAGTAATCTAGGTACTTCGCCTATTTCCAGCGTCCCTTACGTCTATAGCTTGTATTTTACGAATCTGACTTTCGGCATGATGACTTTTATCTTGAATATGATTTTTATCCTGATTCAGAAAGTGCTGCTGAAAGATGACTTCAAGCCGGTCCAATATTTGCAGATCGTTGTGAATTTTATCTTCAGCTCTTTTATTGATTTGAGCATGTACTTATTGACGCCGATGCAGCCTGTCAGTCTGTGGGCCCGGCTGCTGTCCCTTCTTGTCGGATGTGTGGTTCTTGCAGCCGGAATCTGTACGGAAGTCGCACCGGACGTACTTTTGGTGCCGGGCGAAGGTATCGTGAGAGCAATTGCTATCGTTACGAAGAAAGAATTTGGTAAGGTTAAGGTTCTTTTCGATATAACGCTCATGGTGCTCGCCGTTATTTCTTCTTTTATCTTTTTCCATCGCCTGAATGGGCTGGGTTTCGGTACCCTTTGCTCTGCAGTCCTGGTAGGCCGTTTTGTCAGTTTTCTGACCCCGCGTCTGCTTTCTGTCCGCTATGCTAAAAAGCTGCTTGAGAAATAA
- a CDS encoding M20/M25/M40 family metallo-hydrolase produces MTLSQEDEKLAAHLSQLVQCATVSNSDVNKVDWNEFSKLHDLLRKFYPHIYSVMHLDEVGKAGLQFSLKCPGTKKKPLLLMSHQDVVEVGDRSQWKFDPFGGELIDGCVCGRGTTDCKNLLVCEMEAVDALLASGWRPDYDLYISLGYAEEVYLENDVDAAEQLTQHLANQGVRIGTIFDEGGQIAPEGKHGVAARIGLGEKAAVNYEIYCDRPGGHSSKPGKGTGLGAVAKAVVAIEAHPFPYRLTPLAEAQLKAEAGLQEEPRKSIYADPKGHWDELCKLANEDPALDALLHTTIAFTMASASNQPNVLPSHAAVGLSVRVLQGDTVESVQKYLESFCPEGVKVKHISGKTPVPTSTPDSASFQLTEKILHDMYGKDLPIIPYLMLGATDTRYYKRITDNVLLFNGFKLDERWRQMHQVNEKMPADCLKASVEFFTRLLKAY; encoded by the coding sequence ATGACGTTATCGCAAGAGGATGAAAAACTGGCAGCGCATTTGTCACAACTTGTCCAGTGCGCTACCGTGTCGAACTCAGACGTAAATAAAGTTGATTGGAATGAATTTAGCAAGCTACACGACCTGCTGCGGAAATTTTATCCTCACATTTACAGTGTCATGCACCTTGATGAAGTAGGAAAGGCCGGACTGCAGTTTTCTCTGAAATGTCCCGGCACAAAAAAGAAGCCGCTGCTTCTCATGAGTCACCAGGATGTCGTCGAAGTGGGTGACCGCAGCCAGTGGAAATTTGATCCATTTGGCGGGGAGCTCATTGATGGCTGCGTATGCGGACGCGGGACGACGGACTGCAAAAATCTGCTTGTCTGCGAAATGGAAGCTGTGGATGCCCTCCTGGCATCAGGCTGGCGTCCTGATTATGATCTTTATATTTCTTTGGGATATGCCGAGGAAGTCTATTTGGAAAATGATGTCGATGCGGCGGAACAGTTGACGCAGCATCTGGCAAACCAGGGCGTGCGGATCGGGACCATTTTTGATGAAGGCGGACAAATCGCACCGGAAGGAAAGCATGGTGTTGCTGCCCGAATCGGCCTGGGTGAAAAGGCGGCCGTCAACTATGAAATCTATTGTGACCGGCCAGGCGGACACTCCAGCAAACCGGGCAAAGGAACCGGACTGGGTGCTGTGGCAAAAGCCGTAGTTGCTATTGAGGCGCATCCGTTCCCGTATCGCCTGACGCCGCTTGCGGAGGCACAGCTCAAGGCAGAAGCCGGGCTCCAGGAAGAACCGAGAAAGAGCATTTATGCTGATCCTAAGGGCCATTGGGACGAACTTTGCAAACTTGCCAACGAGGATCCTGCCCTTGATGCACTGCTGCATACTACCATTGCTTTTACGATGGCTTCAGCCAGCAATCAGCCTAACGTGCTGCCGAGCCATGCTGCTGTAGGTCTGAGTGTGCGCGTACTGCAGGGAGATACGGTGGAATCTGTGCAGAAATATCTGGAAAGCTTCTGCCCGGAAGGCGTAAAAGTAAAGCATATTTCCGGCAAGACGCCGGTGCCGACTTCAACACCGGACAGCGCTTCTTTCCAGTTGACGGAGAAAATTCTGCACGATATGTATGGCAAGGACCTGCCGATTATTCCGTATTTGATGCTTGGCGCGACGGATACTCGCTATTACAAGCGCATTACCGACAACGTATTGCTCTTTAATGGCTTTAAGCTTGACGAGCGGTGGAGACAGATGCACCAGGTCAATGAAAAGATGCCGGCCGATTGTCTGAAAGCCAGCGTGGAATTCTTTACCCGTCTGTTAAAAGCATATTAA
- a CDS encoding aldo/keto reductase, with amino-acid sequence MEYLTFRNGVKMPQEGFGVYQVPDYDVCKKAVKDALSVGYRLIDTAQAYGNQKAVGDAVRESGLKREEIFVTSKVWVQDNSYEKCGKAVDRILTELGFNYLDLVLLHQPMGDYIGAWRALEEAYKAGKVRAIGMANCYPHVLTDICETVEEKPMLNQVELHPFFQQPLNLKTMKEYGVVPQAWGPFAEGKHRIFTHPVLTEIGKKYGKSAAQVALRWNIERGVSVIPKSIHKDRMAQNFDIWDFSLDADDMKKIAALDIGHSEIVNHFDPEFIRLLHSIKA; translated from the coding sequence ATGGAATATTTGACGTTTAGAAATGGAGTAAAGATGCCCCAGGAAGGCTTTGGTGTGTATCAGGTTCCTGATTACGACGTATGCAAAAAAGCAGTGAAAGACGCACTTTCCGTGGGCTACCGGTTGATTGATACCGCACAGGCATATGGTAACCAGAAGGCGGTCGGCGATGCTGTCCGGGAGTCCGGGCTGAAACGTGAAGAAATATTTGTCACGAGCAAGGTCTGGGTTCAGGATAATTCCTATGAAAAATGCGGCAAGGCCGTTGACCGTATCTTAACAGAACTTGGGTTCAACTATCTTGATTTGGTATTGCTTCATCAGCCCATGGGAGATTACATTGGGGCCTGGAGAGCATTGGAAGAAGCTTACAAGGCAGGGAAAGTCAGAGCTATCGGCATGGCTAACTGCTATCCTCATGTACTGACGGATATTTGTGAAACCGTGGAGGAAAAACCGATGCTCAACCAGGTTGAACTTCATCCGTTCTTCCAGCAGCCGCTGAATCTCAAGACAATGAAGGAATACGGCGTGGTGCCGCAGGCATGGGGTCCTTTTGCCGAAGGTAAGCATAGGATTTTTACGCATCCCGTACTTACGGAAATCGGTAAAAAATACGGTAAGAGCGCGGCTCAGGTGGCTTTGCGCTGGAACATCGAACGCGGTGTTTCCGTGATTCCTAAATCAATCCATAAGGATCGGATGGCACAGAACTTCGATATCTGGGATTTTTCCCTCGATGCAGACGATATGAAAAAAATCGCCGCACTTGATATCGGCCACAGTGAAATTGTGAATCACTTTGATCCGGAATTCATCAGACTGCTCCATTCCATCAAAGCGTGA
- a CDS encoding helix-turn-helix domain-containing protein: MLPNQKEACYEAFRSKDARFDGRLFVGVSSTGIYCRPVCPARVPKIENCTFFTSAAEAEKAGYRPCLLCRPELAPGQAPMDASHVLARKAARMLEENCSGGMSLAEAATYLGCSDRHLRRVFQEEFHVTPVAYTETCRLLLAKNLLTDTALSVMDVAMAAGFGSARRMNELFKKRYHLTPTQLRRKAAGKAVDQEISLDIGYRVPYCWDEIHDFLAGRAIAGVETADETSYARTVSLTSRSGKEVTGWMRVQNDAKKHCLRVTLAESLIPVLSQVLAGVRRVFDLYCDPEIVYEKLKIMNELHPGLARPGMRIPGAFVPFETAVRAILGQQITVKAAGTLAGRIAAKFGKPIETGVEGLNRIFPTPAVLLSMKDSLEDEFGKLGIIASRSRTILSLAEAVQSGEIRLDSIADAEMEMAKLKKIKGIGNWSAQYIAMRTMAYPDAFLETDIGIKRALPDLSPKKRLELAEAWRPWRSYAVINLWNRKKE, encoded by the coding sequence ATGCTGCCCAACCAAAAAGAAGCCTGTTATGAAGCGTTCCGCTCAAAAGATGCCCGTTTTGACGGCCGTCTCTTTGTCGGAGTCAGTTCTACTGGAATTTACTGCCGTCCTGTCTGCCCGGCACGAGTACCTAAGATTGAAAACTGTACTTTCTTCACAAGCGCTGCCGAAGCGGAAAAAGCAGGCTATCGCCCCTGCCTGCTCTGCCGGCCCGAACTGGCACCCGGTCAGGCCCCGATGGACGCATCCCATGTACTTGCCCGAAAAGCAGCCCGTATGCTGGAAGAAAACTGCAGCGGCGGTATGAGTCTTGCGGAAGCAGCAACTTATCTCGGGTGCAGCGACCGTCATTTACGGCGCGTATTTCAGGAAGAATTCCATGTGACACCCGTGGCCTACACGGAAACCTGCCGTCTGCTCCTTGCCAAGAATCTGCTGACGGACACAGCGCTTTCCGTGATGGATGTAGCTATGGCTGCCGGGTTTGGAAGTGCCCGCCGCATGAATGAATTATTTAAAAAGAGATACCATCTGACCCCTACCCAGCTTCGCCGCAAAGCCGCGGGAAAAGCAGTCGACCAGGAAATTTCTCTGGATATCGGCTACCGGGTTCCCTATTGCTGGGATGAAATCCATGATTTCCTGGCAGGACGTGCCATTGCAGGCGTAGAGACTGCCGATGAAACAAGTTATGCCCGGACAGTTTCCCTTACGAGCCGATCAGGAAAGGAAGTCACGGGATGGATGCGCGTCCAAAATGATGCTAAAAAGCACTGTCTCCGCGTAACCTTAGCCGAATCACTGATTCCGGTTCTCTCCCAGGTACTTGCCGGGGTACGCCGCGTCTTTGATCTGTACTGTGACCCGGAAATCGTCTATGAAAAATTAAAAATCATGAATGAGCTGCACCCGGGTCTTGCAAGACCCGGCATGCGGATTCCGGGCGCCTTCGTACCTTTTGAGACAGCAGTACGAGCTATACTGGGGCAGCAAATCACAGTCAAAGCGGCCGGGACGCTCGCCGGACGCATCGCGGCAAAATTTGGGAAACCGATAGAGACAGGAGTGGAAGGCCTGAACCGGATTTTTCCGACCCCGGCAGTATTACTCTCCATGAAAGATTCACTCGAAGATGAATTCGGAAAACTTGGCATTATCGCCAGCCGTTCCCGCACTATCTTATCCCTTGCCGAAGCAGTTCAGTCAGGAGAGATTCGGCTCGATTCCATTGCCGATGCAGAAATGGAAATGGCTAAACTGAAAAAAATCAAAGGCATTGGCAATTGGAGTGCGCAGTATATTGCAATGCGGACAATGGCTTACCCTGATGCTTTTTTGGAAACCGATATCGGTATTAAACGGGCCCTGCCGGACCTTAGTCCTAAAAAGCGTCTGGAACTGGCAGAAGCATGGCGGCCCTGGCGCAGTTATGCCGTTATTAATTTATGGAACAGGAAAAAGGAGTAA
- a CDS encoding aldo/keto reductase gives MEYFVMNNGIKMPMAGIGVFLFSPAEAEASVKTALKDGVRLIDTANAYLNEKAVGRAIKASGVKRSDIFLVSKLWPTVYDSDTAVDDTLRRLDTDYVDLMFLHQPTKNWKAGYRQLEKAYKEGKIKAIGLSNFPDDMLQEALDEMEIKPQMVQVEAHPYFPETELKKKLAPYGIGMMAWYPLGHGDTALLSEPVFAELGKKYGKTPAQIILRWHIQMGDVVFPGSKNPEHIRANFDLFDFKLTEADMKAIASVNKNKRYYYATPEIVQKYADMDLDFDGQE, from the coding sequence ATGGAATATTTTGTTATGAACAACGGAATCAAAATGCCAATGGCTGGGATCGGTGTGTTTTTATTCAGCCCCGCTGAAGCGGAAGCTTCTGTTAAAACGGCACTGAAGGATGGCGTCCGCCTGATTGATACGGCCAATGCGTACCTGAATGAAAAAGCGGTAGGCCGTGCCATAAAGGCCAGCGGCGTAAAGCGCAGCGATATTTTCCTCGTATCTAAATTGTGGCCGACCGTTTATGATTCGGATACGGCTGTCGATGACACCCTGCGTCGTCTTGATACGGACTATGTGGATCTGATGTTCCTCCATCAGCCGACGAAGAACTGGAAAGCCGGTTACCGTCAGCTGGAAAAAGCGTACAAAGAAGGCAAAATCAAGGCAATCGGTCTTTCAAATTTTCCGGATGATATGCTGCAGGAAGCACTGGATGAAATGGAAATCAAACCGCAGATGGTGCAGGTAGAGGCACATCCTTATTTCCCGGAAACCGAACTGAAGAAAAAACTGGCTCCTTACGGTATCGGTATGATGGCGTGGTATCCGCTGGGACATGGTGACACAGCGCTGCTGTCGGAGCCCGTTTTTGCCGAACTTGGCAAGAAGTACGGCAAGACGCCGGCTCAGATCATTCTGCGCTGGCACATTCAGATGGGCGACGTGGTGTTCCCCGGCTCCAAAAATCCGGAACATATTCGTGCCAACTTTGACCTCTTTGATTTTAAACTGACCGAAGCAGATATGAAGGCTATTGCCAGTGTCAATAAGAACAAGAGATATTATTATGCAACGCCGGAGATAGTCCAAAAATATGCGGACATGGATCTGGATTTTGACGGACAGGAATAA
- a CDS encoding methylated-DNA--[protein]-cysteine S-methyltransferase translates to MIYTTTYHSPIGLLTLAADDKGICGLWIENQKYFANELPQETKRGNSFPILKAAKSWLDRYFKGEKPLPQELPLNPSGSPFRQAVWQILCTIPYGQTMTYGEIAERLTAKFSGKKASARAVGGAVGHNPISIIIPCHRVVGANCNLTGYAGGIQNKIKLLKHEGVNMDKFWIPKKGTAL, encoded by the coding sequence ATGATTTATACAACTACGTATCACTCCCCCATCGGTTTATTGACACTGGCAGCCGACGATAAAGGAATCTGCGGTTTGTGGATTGAAAATCAGAAATATTTTGCCAATGAACTTCCGCAGGAAACCAAAAGAGGAAATAGTTTTCCTATTCTCAAAGCGGCAAAATCCTGGCTGGACAGGTATTTTAAAGGCGAAAAGCCACTCCCTCAAGAGCTGCCTCTTAATCCGTCAGGCAGTCCGTTTCGTCAGGCGGTCTGGCAGATTCTCTGCACGATTCCTTATGGTCAGACGATGACTTATGGAGAAATTGCAGAGCGGCTTACTGCAAAATTTTCTGGTAAAAAAGCAAGTGCCCGGGCGGTCGGAGGGGCTGTCGGACATAACCCAATTTCCATCATTATCCCCTGTCATCGAGTTGTCGGCGCAAATTGCAATCTTACAGGGTACGCCGGCGGTATCCAGAATAAGATTAAGCTGCTGAAACATGAAGGTGTGAATATGGATAAGTTTTGGATTCCGAAGAAGGGAACAGCGCTGTAA
- a CDS encoding MarR family transcriptional regulator: MEHSHVHFTLMTAFHGSNRLMQKAVAKLGLFPGQPKILETLLAEDGLTPKVIGKRCVLDQSTVTSLLKKLEARGLMRREVHEEDHRSVRIFLTAEGRKIAQAVAECGKQVDAAIFRGMTEEERKLFLRLLEKVNRNMEAENE, translated from the coding sequence ATGGAACATTCACATGTTCATTTTACGTTAATGACTGCCTTTCATGGCAGCAACCGCTTGATGCAGAAGGCTGTAGCAAAGCTTGGGTTATTTCCCGGTCAGCCAAAGATTCTCGAAACACTACTCGCAGAGGATGGGCTGACGCCGAAAGTTATTGGGAAGCGTTGCGTCCTGGATCAGTCGACAGTGACCAGTTTACTGAAAAAATTGGAAGCACGCGGCTTGATGCGCCGGGAAGTACATGAAGAAGACCACCGGTCGGTTCGGATTTTTCTGACTGCAGAAGGAAGAAAGATTGCCCAGGCGGTAGCTGAGTGCGGAAAGCAGGTTGACGCCGCTATTTTTCGGGGCATGACGGAAGAAGAAAGGAAACTTTTTCTGCGTCTTTTGGAAAAAGTAAACCGGAATATGGAGGCAGAAAATGAGTAA
- the glmS gene encoding glutamine--fructose-6-phosphate transaminase (isomerizing), with product MCGIVGYIGHHQATPFLLEGLSKLEYRGYDSAGIAVYHDGKIDVEKCVGRLDALRQKLIGHEPVGNVGIGHTRWATHGKPSDINAHPHVDDTGMFAVVHNGIIENYMSLKQELVKKGHHFKSQTDTEVVPHLMAEYYDGNFEATVRKVLGIIQGSYSLVFLCAKEPDKIICAKKNNPLVIGLGKGENYIASDIPAIISKTRDTYILADGEMAIVKADSVRITDLKGNAIKKEVFRVTWDAEAAEKGGFEHFMLKEIYEQPKCVRDTLRGRLSKDSDDINLPELNWTADWLKKIKKIFIVACGTAYHAGIVGKYYIEKMARIPVEVDIASEFRYRDPIIDDSCLCIVISQSGETSDTLEALKEAKRRGAATMAVTNVVGSSIAREADQVIYTYAGPEIAVASTKAYTTQLIIMLVLSLYISKLLGKIESKRLHELIQDILEIPEQMHEILENVDPIKVFATNYANCEDAFFLGRSLDYAVALEGALKLKEISYIHAEAYAAGELKHGTLALIEEGVPVIVLATQPHVYDKTISNLQEVKSRGAIVIGIGMEGDKELAKHANSVITIPKADEELAPILAVIPLQLLAYYAALARGCDVDKPRNLAKSVTVE from the coding sequence ATGTGCGGTATTGTAGGATATATTGGACACCATCAGGCTACACCTTTCCTTCTGGAAGGGCTCAGCAAGCTGGAATACAGAGGCTATGACTCTGCCGGGATTGCTGTATACCATGATGGAAAAATTGATGTAGAAAAGTGTGTAGGCCGTCTGGATGCACTCCGTCAGAAACTGATCGGCCATGAACCGGTCGGCAATGTCGGCATCGGCCATACGCGCTGGGCTACGCACGGGAAACCTTCTGATATCAATGCTCATCCTCACGTAGATGATACGGGCATGTTTGCCGTGGTTCACAACGGCATTATTGAAAACTACATGTCATTGAAGCAGGAACTCGTGAAGAAAGGACATCATTTCAAGTCCCAGACCGATACGGAAGTGGTTCCGCATCTGATGGCTGAATACTACGATGGGAATTTTGAAGCAACGGTCCGCAAGGTTTTGGGCATCATCCAGGGTTCCTATTCTCTGGTCTTCCTGTGTGCCAAAGAACCGGATAAGATTATCTGTGCCAAGAAAAATAACCCTCTGGTTATCGGGCTGGGCAAAGGTGAGAATTACATTGCTTCCGATATCCCGGCTATTATTTCCAAGACGCGCGACACTTATATCCTGGCAGATGGTGAAATGGCTATTGTCAAGGCTGACAGCGTCCGTATAACGGATTTGAAAGGGAACGCCATCAAGAAGGAAGTATTCCGTGTTACGTGGGATGCTGAAGCAGCCGAAAAGGGTGGTTTCGAGCATTTCATGCTGAAAGAAATCTACGAACAGCCGAAGTGTGTCCGTGACACTCTGCGCGGCCGTTTGAGCAAGGACAGCGATGATATCAACTTGCCGGAACTGAACTGGACGGCAGACTGGCTGAAGAAGATTAAAAAAATCTTCATCGTGGCCTGCGGTACGGCTTACCATGCGGGTATCGTTGGCAAGTACTACATTGAAAAGATGGCTCGTATTCCTGTTGAAGTCGACATCGCCAGCGAGTTCCGCTATCGCGATCCGATTATTGACGATTCCTGCCTGTGCATTGTCATCAGTCAGTCCGGCGAAACGAGCGACACGCTGGAAGCCCTGAAAGAAGCTAAACGCCGCGGCGCCGCTACGATGGCTGTGACGAACGTGGTAGGTTCTTCCATTGCCCGGGAAGCTGACCAGGTGATTTACACGTATGCCGGTCCGGAAATTGCTGTGGCATCGACGAAAGCCTATACAACGCAGCTCATCATTATGCTTGTGCTGTCTCTTTATATTTCCAAACTCCTTGGCAAGATTGAGAGCAAGAGACTTCATGAACTGATTCAGGATATTCTTGAAATTCCGGAACAGATGCATGAAATCCTGGAAAATGTGGATCCGATCAAGGTCTTTGCAACCAATTATGCAAACTGCGAAGATGCATTTTTCCTTGGCCGTTCCCTGGACTATGCCGTAGCCCTGGAAGGCGCTTTGAAGCTTAAGGAAATTTCCTATATCCATGCTGAAGCTTATGCTGCCGGTGAATTAAAGCATGGTACGCTGGCTCTGATTGAAGAAGGCGTTCCTGTCATCGTACTGGCTACACAGCCTCATGTCTATGACAAGACCATCAGCAATCTGCAGGAAGTGAAGAGCCGCGGTGCTATTGTAATCGGCATTGGAATGGAAGGGGATAAGGAACTGGCAAAACATGCTAATTCCGTCATTACCATTCCGAAAGCAGATGAGGAACTGGCTCCGATTCTGGCGGTTATTCCGCTGCAGCTCCTGGCTTACTATGCAGCTCTTGCCAGAGGCTGTGATGTAGATAAGCCGAGAAATCTGGCAAAATCCGTTACAGTAGAATAA
- a CDS encoding DMT family transporter gives MMKARFLLLMAALFWGGTLVAQRVSTSLIGGFTFLSARYFLGMLTLLPLVYWEKRYTTGSAVQRKAPLPLWAASALMALLLTGGTGFQQMGIFYTTAGKAGFITSLYIVMVPFLSCLMGKPLYRSALAGSIFAVIGLFLLAYPEDGGALNRGDILIGICSVIWSVYIIVIGRISVYYPGFRFIAWEFFFGGIYNLVLALISGEVINGEVLSAAFVPILYCGCIGGGLAYSFQMIGQRDVPPAESSLILSMETIFGVLSAWLFLGEVMSGREMTGAVLMAVGIVLAQLPSKVLYCRK, from the coding sequence ATGATGAAAGCAAGATTCCTGTTACTCATGGCGGCTCTTTTCTGGGGCGGAACCCTGGTGGCTCAGAGGGTCAGTACGAGCCTCATCGGAGGGTTTACCTTTTTGTCAGCACGTTATTTTCTGGGCATGCTGACACTGCTTCCGCTGGTTTATTGGGAGAAACGTTATACAACAGGATCTGCGGTACAGCGCAAGGCTCCCTTACCTCTCTGGGCAGCGTCTGCTCTCATGGCACTGCTTCTAACCGGAGGAACCGGATTTCAGCAAATGGGAATCTTCTATACAACAGCAGGGAAGGCAGGGTTCATTACCAGTCTTTATATTGTCATGGTGCCTTTTCTTTCCTGTCTTATGGGAAAACCGCTTTATCGCTCGGCTCTTGCTGGATCGATTTTTGCGGTTATCGGACTTTTCCTGCTGGCCTATCCTGAAGACGGCGGGGCCCTGAACCGGGGCGATATTCTCATTGGAATCTGTTCGGTCATATGGTCGGTATATATTATTGTCATCGGTCGGATTTCTGTGTATTATCCTGGGTTCCGGTTTATTGCCTGGGAATTTTTCTTTGGTGGGATCTATAACCTTGTTCTGGCTTTAATCTCGGGAGAAGTGATTAATGGAGAAGTACTTTCGGCGGCCTTTGTACCTATCTTGTACTGCGGCTGCATCGGCGGGGGACTGGCTTATTCCTTCCAAATGATCGGGCAGCGTGACGTACCGCCTGCCGAATCATCGCTGATTCTCAGTATGGAAACAATCTTTGGCGTTTTGAGCGCATGGCTGTTTCTCGGTGAAGTTATGTCTGGCCGGGAAATGACAGGAGCTGTCCTGATGGCCGTCGGTATTGTCCTCGCTCAGCTTCCATCCAAAGTACTGTATTGCAGAAAGTAA
- a CDS encoding LysR family transcriptional regulator, protein MRIETYLLEQLSAFRKAGTISGAAEALHMSQPALSRSMQKLEKMLGVTLFVHQKNRLYLTEIGNLAADYADRILRDQDEMIETLLARDGMLRTISIGSCAPGPLLAYTYSLPSFFPGRTIATEMNKDEDQLIEKLKRGHFNLIFLSHAVDIQDFCCVPCGTEHLFINVIPAHPAALFKDKGVTFAEMDGETFLMNASIGVWEDITREHLPNSLLVLQDNMESLSAVVNTSTLPSFTTDLAQRVFNGRYKNRIDVPFNDPEATLSFYAIFPKKSRKNWTNWIEHIKEEWKNRTE, encoded by the coding sequence GTGCGGATTGAAACTTATCTGTTAGAACAGCTCAGCGCGTTCCGCAAAGCCGGTACCATATCCGGTGCGGCCGAAGCACTTCATATGTCACAGCCCGCTCTTTCCCGTTCCATGCAAAAACTGGAGAAGATGCTGGGCGTCACCTTGTTTGTGCATCAAAAAAACAGGCTATATCTGACGGAAATAGGGAATCTGGCTGCCGATTATGCCGACCGCATTCTCCGTGACCAGGACGAAATGATAGAGACACTGCTGGCCCGGGACGGCATGCTGCGCACGATTTCCATCGGTTCCTGTGCTCCGGGGCCGCTGCTTGCTTATACTTACTCCCTGCCTTCCTTTTTCCCGGGAAGGACGATTGCTACGGAAATGAATAAGGATGAAGACCAGCTCATAGAAAAACTGAAACGCGGCCATTTTAATTTGATTTTTCTTTCCCATGCGGTCGATATACAAGACTTTTGCTGCGTCCCCTGCGGTACAGAGCATCTTTTTATCAACGTAATTCCGGCCCATCCGGCTGCCCTTTTTAAAGATAAAGGTGTCACTTTTGCCGAGATGGATGGAGAGACGTTCCTCATGAATGCCAGCATCGGTGTCTGGGAAGATATTACACGGGAACACCTTCCTAATTCTCTTTTGGTACTCCAGGATAACATGGAATCCCTTTCAGCTGTGGTCAATACTTCCACTCTGCCTTCATTTACTACAGACCTGGCACAGCGTGTCTTCAACGGCCGCTATAAAAACAGGATTGATGTGCCCTTTAACGACCCGGAGGCAACGCTTTCTTTTTATGCCATCTTCCCTAAAAAGAGCAGGAAAAACTGGACGAACTGGATTGAGCATATCAAAGAGGAGTGGAAAAATCGGACGGAGTAA